A region from the Vicia villosa cultivar HV-30 ecotype Madison, WI linkage group LG3, Vvil1.0, whole genome shotgun sequence genome encodes:
- the LOC131655448 gene encoding uncharacterized protein LOC131655448: MAANNDRMRLSRPTLTSSARRKGTRQHEQARAVPMPHDRGASSSRSILSNRSSSQDRAHHKDEVLTTQQIPSAQEAPLADPYPGGPTSLLIYFGDHVASHIWDGEVFVLLGTTSSAMACKRNLLRDGIAKRHISTTLLAR; this comes from the exons ATGGCTGCAAACAACGACAGGATGAGACTCAGTCGTCCCACCCTAACCTCGTCTGCTCGCCGCAAGGGGACTCGTCAGCATGAACAGGCTAGAGCCGTCCCTATGCCTCACGACAGGGGGGCGTCGAGCTCTAGGAGCATACTATCAAATAGGTCGTCATCCCAGGATCGTGCACACCATAAGGATGAGGTCCTAACTACACAGCAGATCCCATCTGCACAGGAGGCCCCACTTGCAGATCCTTATCCCGGAGGGCCCACTTCATTACTGATTTACTTTGGAGATCATGTGGCTTCGCATATATGGGACGGAGAG GTCTTTGTGCTTCTAGGTACAACATCATCAGCCATGGCATGCAAGCGGAATTTGCTGAGAGATGGCATAGCGAAACGCCATATTTCCACCACCCTATTGGCGAGATGA